The DNA window CTGGCGGACGCAACGACCGTGGTTCCGTGTGCCTTCCCGTCGGAGAGGCACCCGTATACGCTCCGTTTTGCGATTGGACGATTGGTCCATGTCAGTCAAACTGAAGCTGTCAGGTTCCGAATTGAACCCGCTGTGTTGAACCACGGCATTCTGCGGCCTGAATACAGTCCACTGGCCCATCGTCCCACCCGACTTGGAAAACGGGATGCACCACTCGTGCCCTCAATGCTATCCTGAAAATGTCCCGATGGACGGAACTGGACGCCCCACAGCCCACACGTTCTGCTAGACACGCCTCGAGCCTCTTAGCGCCAGAAAGCGTTCTCATGGTGCTCAATCTCAGGCTCTGCCTCTGCCAACACGATGCCTACGACGTCAAACCGGGACGGTGCTCCCTCTAGTTGTCGCTCGTGCAAATATGCCCGCGAGACTTCAATAAGCGACCGCTTTTTCTCATCGGTCACCGACGCTTCGGGAGGCCCGAATCCGGAACCACTTCGGGTTTTTACCTCAACGAAGACAAGCTCTCCTCCCTTGTCGGGATCCAGGCACACGAGATCGACCTCGTTGCGCTCAAACCGGTAATTCCGTTCGAGT is part of the Salinibacter sp. 10B genome and encodes:
- a CDS encoding YraN family protein, translating into MPSTKDIGDRGEDLAAEFLKNEGYRVLERNYRFERNEVDLVCLDPDKGGELVFVEVKTRSGSGFGPPEASVTDEKKRSLIEVSRAYLHERQLEGAPSRFDVVGIVLAEAEPEIEHHENAFWR